The Candidatus Neomarinimicrobiota bacterium genomic sequence AAAGAGCCTCTTCAACTATATCAACGATGACGAGTTGGACATCATGACGAGCAAATACTTTAGCGAAATGGAGGCATATGTCGGGTCCAATCTGACCGGCCCCGATTACTGAAAGTTTATCTATTGCGAACTCTTTGTAGCTGAAACTCACGGTATTAGGCCGGCTTTCAAGAAAGTACAGGTCTGTTTATCGATATAAGTATAATCACTTGAATCCAAACTCTGCAAAATCGGGTATTCAAACACCCAGAAGGTCTGTGAACTTAGAAGTATTAATATATAATATTCTGACCATTTTATCACCCATTATCATAAACTGACATGGGAATAGCCCTTTTGATTATATTTGTTCTGCCTTAATATTTGTAGGCCAAAACGATATACTAAAAGCTCTTTTTTCATGCCAGACGTTCGACCTTTTAAAGGATATACTTACAATCTTGAAATCGTTGGCGATTACGCCAACGTCGCTGCGCCACCGTATGATATCATTTCGCCTATAATAAGAAAAAAGCTAAACGAACAATCCGAATATAATCTGGTCAATATTACTCTGCCACATTTGGATAATGACAGCAATCCAGCTGTCAATTCTTATGCCCGTGCTGGTGACCTATGGCGCCAGTGGCAAAAAGAAGGAATCGTGACACAATTACCTGAAGCTGGCATCTGGCGTTTGAGAGAAACATTCGTATCTCCTTTGGGTCAGAAGATGAGACGAACAGGATTCATCAGCGAACTGAGACTGGCACCATATACCACCAGTAATGTTGTAGGTCATGAACGGACGCATGCGAAACCAAAGCTTGACCGCATCAAACTGATGGAGGCCACCCATGCTCATCTCAGTCCTATCTTTTTTGTCTACCATGACAATCCTGAAGAGACTCGCAGACTTAACAAGGCGTTTGATGCCTATCCATCCGCCAAGTCGCGAACAGATTTTGGCAGTCCAGTCGATCTTGAGTTGACAGCTGTCACAGACAGTTCCTTAACACAATATTTTGAGAAAACACTGGCTGATCTACCTGCACTCATCGCCGATGGACACCATCGGTGCGAAGCTTCCCTGACATTCCATAGCGATAGTTCTCTATCTGAAGGACTCGATTCAGCCTATATTATGGCTTACCTGGTTCCCGCTTCATCTAAAGGTCTGGTCATCTACCCTACTCACCGCGGATTCCATTCCCTAAAGAATTTTGACGATAACTATTTCTACAGTCAGCTTGAAGAATACTTTACTTTTGGAGATAAAACGGCAAATCAAGATCTTCCCATCATGACTTACTTACGACCAGATCTGAAGCACGATGTAATAACGCTGAAAGAGGAAAAGTATCTTCAGCTGAAAAGTGAATTGAAACCTTCTTCTCTAGCCGATCTGGACGTAGTCATATGTGAAGAAGTAATTGTGAAAAAGATTTTCGGTCTTTCGGAGGACGATATTTCACATAAGAAGTACATTCACTACTTCCGCAGCGAAGACGAGTGTGCTGAAGAGATCAAAGACGGAAATGTTCAGATGGCCTTTTTGATGGCTCCTATGCCCATTGAATCACTACTTTCTGTTATGGAAAACAATGGCATCTTACCACAGAAATCAACCTATTTCTACCCTAAGTGTCCAACAGGATTAGTGATGCGCTCCATGGAGATGACATGAGCAGCCATTCAAAGCCCAAACTGTTTATCCCAGGGCCGACTCATGTAGAACAGGAAGTGCTTACCGCCATGAGCGAATACCCCGTTGGTCACCGCTCCGCTACTTTTTCAGAACTATACGATGACGTTATCTCCGGCGTAGCCAGGATTCTTTATACAGATAACCGTATCTATCTTGGGACTTGTACAGCCACAGGATTTATGGAAGCGGCCGTAAGAAATACAGTCCAGAAACGGTGTGCCAACTTCATCTGTGGTGCATTCTCTAAACGTTGGCATCAGATCACTAAGATGTGCGGCATCCTGTGCGATCCTTTCGAAGTTGAGATGGGCATGGCCAACAAGCCGGAGGCTGTTGAAGCAGCCTTGAGCACAGGCAGATACGACGCAGTCACCGTTGTACACAGCGAAACCTCGACAGGAGTCTTGAATCCTCTTGATGAAATCGCCGCCGTAGTGAATCAGTTCCCTGATGTGGTTCTACTGATCGATATGGTCACGTCAATGGCCGGTATTAAAACGAAAGTGGATAAACTGGGAATCGATGTGGCGTTGGCGGGAGTCCAGAAAGGATGGGGAATTCCGCCCGGAATCGCGTTCTGTTCCGTTTCAGACCGCGCCTTGGCGAAAAGTGAACAGACAGATAACAAGGGATTCTACTTTGATTTTCAAGTGATGGAGAAATATGCCAAAAGATCTCAGACACCAACAACCCCTTCCATTTCTCATATGTATGCTATGCAGACCCAATTGAACCGTATCTTTGACGAAGGATTGGACCAACGATTCGAGAGACATAGTAAGATGGCTGAAAGGGTCCGCAAGTGGGCGCGAGAAGAGTTTTCACTGTTTGCAGAAGAAGGTTATGAGTCGGACACGGTCACGTGCGTCCAAAACAGTCGCGGCGTTGACCTGACAGATTTGCTGGCGAGGTTATTGAAGAAGGGATATATGATTTCTGGCGGATACGGACCGCTGAAGGGAAAGACATTCCGAATTGCGCATATGGGTGATCTTCAATTGAGAGATATAGAAGAAATCCTCTCCGTTCTGGACGAAACGTTACTGGAAATGAATGTATGAAAGTCCTAGTGACGGATCCCATTTCGGACGGCGGCAAAGCAATACTTTCTGAGGCGAAAATCCAACTTGTGGATCTGGCTGACGGTTCATCGTCAGAGATTGAGGAGGTACTACCGGAGGTGGCTGGGTGGATCATCCGAAGCGGAACAACCGTGACAGCTGACAACTTAGATAGAGCCTCAAACCTGAAAGTGATCGGAAGGGCCGGCGTTGGAATCGATAACATCGATCTAAACGCCGCGACCCTCAACGGTGTTGTGGTGATGAACACGCCGGCGGCCAATACATTCTCAGCCGCTGAGCACACAATTGCACTTATTCTCTCTCTTGCGCGCAATGTACACAAAGGATACAGCAGTCTAAGCCAGGGGAAATGGGAACGGCAGAAACTGGTGGGTACCGAGCTGAAAGGAAAGACTTTAGGCGTAGTTGGGCTCGGTAAAATTGGCAGTGAAGTGATCAGACGTCTGCACGCCTTTGGTATGAAGATTGTCGGCTACGACCCCTTTATAAAAGCCGATAATTACGAACTCGACTATGTTGAGTTTCTTGATATAGATGAACTATCTAAAGTGAGCGATATTATAACGCTCCATGTGCCTAAGACTGACAGTACCGCTGACCTGTTCAATATGGCGCGATTCAAGACTATGAAGTCTTCAGCGATGATCGTTAATTGCGCCAGAGGCGGCGTCATTGATGAAGCTGATCTGAAGGTAGCTCTTGACAAAGAAATGATTGCTGGCGCAGCTGTTGACGTCTTTGAGAACGAACCGCCTCAGGAAAGTCCCCTCATAGATGCAAAAAATATTCTATTCACACCGCATCTTGGTGCTTCGACCTACGAAGCAAAAGAGGGTGTATCACGTATGATATGTGAACAAGTGAGAGACTTTCTGCTCGATGGATCAATAGCGAATGCCATCAATATTCCCATTTCAGATATATCGTTGCTGCAGACCATGAGGCCGTTCATCAGTCTAGCTGAAAAATTGGGACTCATGCATCAACAGCTTGCCACTTCACCAGCAGACCGTATCGTTGTGGAAACACATGGTGCTCTTCAAGACACAAGATTGATTACTCTTGCTTTTCTCAAGGGATTTCTTGAGATGATGCATGGCAGTGGCGTCAATTTTGTTAATGCATCCGCCGTGGCCGAGTCGCACGGAATCGATGTTCAAGAGATCTATGGCCACGGCTCGGGAGACTACTCAAATATCATTTCAACAGAAGTTTTTGCTAACGACCATTCCCTTAAGATTAAGGGAAGCCTATTCTCGGAAAAACACGCCCGGATTACATACTTCGACGGATTTCATCTCGATACAAATCCAGAGGGGAATCTATTGATAGTTTACAACAATGACGTCCCGGGTGTGATTGGAAAAGTCGGCACATTTCTTGGCAGGAAGAGAGTCAACATCGCCAATTATCAAT encodes the following:
- a CDS encoding DUF1015 domain-containing protein; translation: MPDVRPFKGYTYNLEIVGDYANVAAPPYDIISPIIRKKLNEQSEYNLVNITLPHLDNDSNPAVNSYARAGDLWRQWQKEGIVTQLPEAGIWRLRETFVSPLGQKMRRTGFISELRLAPYTTSNVVGHERTHAKPKLDRIKLMEATHAHLSPIFFVYHDNPEETRRLNKAFDAYPSAKSRTDFGSPVDLELTAVTDSSLTQYFEKTLADLPALIADGHHRCEASLTFHSDSSLSEGLDSAYIMAYLVPASSKGLVIYPTHRGFHSLKNFDDNYFYSQLEEYFTFGDKTANQDLPIMTYLRPDLKHDVITLKEEKYLQLKSELKPSSLADLDVVICEEVIVKKIFGLSEDDISHKKYIHYFRSEDECAEEIKDGNVQMAFLMAPMPIESLLSVMENNGILPQKSTYFYPKCPTGLVMRSMEMT
- a CDS encoding alanine--glyoxylate aminotransferase family protein, whose translation is MSSHSKPKLFIPGPTHVEQEVLTAMSEYPVGHRSATFSELYDDVISGVARILYTDNRIYLGTCTATGFMEAAVRNTVQKRCANFICGAFSKRWHQITKMCGILCDPFEVEMGMANKPEAVEAALSTGRYDAVTVVHSETSTGVLNPLDEIAAVVNQFPDVVLLIDMVTSMAGIKTKVDKLGIDVALAGVQKGWGIPPGIAFCSVSDRALAKSEQTDNKGFYFDFQVMEKYAKRSQTPTTPSISHMYAMQTQLNRIFDEGLDQRFERHSKMAERVRKWAREEFSLFAEEGYESDTVTCVQNSRGVDLTDLLARLLKKGYMISGGYGPLKGKTFRIAHMGDLQLRDIEEILSVLDETLLEMNV
- the serA gene encoding phosphoglycerate dehydrogenase, coding for MKVLVTDPISDGGKAILSEAKIQLVDLADGSSSEIEEVLPEVAGWIIRSGTTVTADNLDRASNLKVIGRAGVGIDNIDLNAATLNGVVVMNTPAANTFSAAEHTIALILSLARNVHKGYSSLSQGKWERQKLVGTELKGKTLGVVGLGKIGSEVIRRLHAFGMKIVGYDPFIKADNYELDYVEFLDIDELSKVSDIITLHVPKTDSTADLFNMARFKTMKSSAMIVNCARGGVIDEADLKVALDKEMIAGAAVDVFENEPPQESPLIDAKNILFTPHLGASTYEAKEGVSRMICEQVRDFLLDGSIANAINIPISDISLLQTMRPFISLAEKLGLMHQQLATSPADRIVVETHGALQDTRLITLAFLKGFLEMMHGSGVNFVNASAVAESHGIDVQEIYGHGSGDYSNIISTEVFANDHSLKIKGSLFSEKHARITYFDGFHLDTNPEGNLLIVYNNDVPGVIGKVGTFLGRKRVNIANYQLGRKSKSRLAMGIIRLDEPLDDTSIKQLEQIEEIIKVQQINLQ